The Sphingomonas sanxanigenens DSM 19645 = NX02 genome includes a region encoding these proteins:
- a CDS encoding sigma-70 family RNA polymerase sigma factor has product MTPQPRTSTPSIDRRSELWAHYGRDHGADLRLEIFDAYLPFARAIARRHFLDRSSDIELADLEQLASAGLLEAIDRFDPRRGVPFESFAAPRVAGSVVDGLAHLSERREQLAFNRRVEKERLRSLAIAAPAGRMSAAEAMAALAELAIGTALSFMLEETGLVADDATPDHRPNAYESAAWKDLVSRLATEVGSLEGREQAIIRKHYHDGLTFEMIGTLLGLSTGRISQIHRAALSRLRKRLLAARQFSLMR; this is encoded by the coding sequence GTGACGCCGCAGCCCCGGACATCGACCCCGTCGATCGACCGGCGCAGCGAGCTCTGGGCGCATTACGGCCGTGATCATGGCGCTGATCTTCGGCTCGAGATCTTCGATGCCTATCTTCCGTTCGCGCGGGCGATCGCCCGGCGCCATTTCCTCGATCGGTCGAGCGACATCGAACTCGCCGATCTCGAACAGCTCGCCTCCGCCGGGCTGCTCGAGGCCATCGATCGTTTCGATCCACGACGCGGCGTGCCGTTCGAGAGTTTCGCCGCGCCGCGTGTCGCGGGCAGCGTTGTCGACGGGCTTGCGCACCTCAGCGAGCGGCGGGAACAGCTTGCGTTCAACCGGCGCGTCGAGAAGGAGCGGCTTCGGTCGCTCGCCATCGCCGCCCCCGCCGGGCGGATGTCCGCCGCGGAGGCGATGGCCGCCCTGGCCGAACTCGCGATCGGCACGGCGCTTAGCTTCATGCTCGAAGAGACCGGTCTGGTCGCCGACGACGCGACGCCCGACCATCGACCCAACGCGTATGAAAGTGCCGCATGGAAGGATCTGGTCAGCCGCCTGGCCACTGAAGTTGGATCGCTCGAGGGTCGCGAGCAGGCGATCATCCGGAAGCACTATCATGATGGTCTCACATTCGAGATGATCGGTACGCTTCTGGGCCTGAGCACAGGACGCATTTCGCAGATCCATCGCGCCGCCCTGTCGCGGCTTCGCAAGCGGCTGCTCGCAGCCCGCCAGTTCAGCCTGATGCGATGA
- the fliP gene encoding flagellar type III secretion system pore protein FliP (The bacterial flagellar biogenesis protein FliP forms a type III secretion system (T3SS)-type pore required for flagellar assembly.) yields MGFGAGIDTGCRVRSLTRMRRLVLPIVAMGAACLLAAAPVSAKLPAALPVAGSTDIVRITVLLSLLALVPAVLVCMTSFVRIVIVLSMIRHAFGMPETPPNQVLVSLALLLTGFSMLPTLTVVQERAVSPYLDGRISVEHALKEGSDPLRGFMLRQVRDKDIATVYSISRQPLPDRVEQVGLMQLTTAYMLNELRVAFNIGFLILLPFLLIDLVVSSILLSLGMLMVPPSTLSLPIKVLMFVLIDGWGLVVQGLIGSFR; encoded by the coding sequence TTGGGTTTTGGCGCCGGGATCGACACCGGATGCCGGGTCCGAAGCCTCACCCGCATGAGGCGGCTTGTTCTTCCGATCGTCGCGATGGGGGCGGCCTGCCTGCTTGCTGCGGCCCCGGTGTCCGCCAAGCTGCCAGCGGCGCTTCCGGTTGCCGGCTCGACCGATATCGTTCGCATCACCGTCCTGTTATCGTTGCTGGCGCTGGTGCCCGCCGTCCTCGTCTGCATGACCTCGTTCGTCCGGATCGTCATCGTCCTCTCGATGATCCGTCACGCGTTCGGCATGCCAGAAACGCCGCCGAACCAGGTGCTCGTCAGCCTTGCCCTGTTGCTGACCGGCTTTTCCATGCTTCCCACCTTGACGGTCGTGCAGGAACGCGCGGTGAGTCCCTATCTCGACGGCCGCATTTCGGTCGAACATGCCCTCAAGGAGGGATCGGACCCGTTGCGCGGCTTCATGCTGCGCCAGGTCAGGGACAAGGACATCGCGACGGTCTACAGCATCTCGCGCCAGCCGCTGCCAGATCGGGTCGAACAGGTCGGGCTCATGCAATTGACCACCGCCTACATGCTCAACGAGCTGCGCGTTGCGTTCAACATTGGCTTTCTCATCCTCCTTCCCTTCCTGCTCATCGACCTCGTGGTATCGAGCATATTGCTCTCGCTGGGCATGCTCATGGTGCCGCCGTCCACCCTGTCACTACCGATTAAGGTTCTCATGTTCGTCCTGATCGACGGCTGGGGCCTGGTAGTTCAGGGATTGATCGGCAGCTTCAGGTGA
- a CDS encoding FliM/FliN family flagellar motor switch protein codes for MTPSIQTKSTSAPTPASAPLRLDSPALKDVGVSVIARLGEVEMTLGALLALKRGDVVTLDRQMNEPIDLLLNDQVIARGTIVAVEDRFGVRIDEIAPQG; via the coding sequence ATGACGCCTTCCATACAGACCAAGTCCACTTCCGCCCCAACACCGGCATCGGCACCCCTGCGCCTAGATTCACCTGCGCTGAAAGATGTCGGCGTGAGTGTTATCGCCCGCCTCGGCGAGGTCGAAATGACGCTCGGCGCGCTTCTCGCCCTGAAACGTGGAGATGTCGTCACGCTCGATCGCCAGATGAACGAGCCGATCGACCTTCTCCTCAACGACCAGGTCATTGCCCGCGGCACGATCGTTGCCGTCGAGGATCGGTTCGGAGTCCGCATCGACGAGATCGCCCCGCAGGGATGA
- a CDS encoding flagellar motor switch protein FliM, whose amino-acid sequence MTAAVRSWLPFEPDDRPVVRDTMHQAIEDWSARWVATGRWQLAWPGRQARAVAAAPGHARRTKNGIDVVPSARHAGEIAAAALMLPGGWEFGGSNADALVAAFEDRVIGDLAETLERVVAGDVPAAADRDGLVTINITDAKSGSALIQLSFPRVLLIELARTGMAPPRRRSRLEPIGQAVAPERVAIAVTLGVARLQIGEFANLVEGDVLVLDRAVTEPVDLCVAGTRWLGGQLLDSSAAETGISIKIID is encoded by the coding sequence GTGACCGCTGCGGTTCGATCCTGGTTGCCGTTCGAGCCCGACGACCGGCCCGTCGTGCGCGACACAATGCATCAGGCGATCGAAGACTGGTCCGCTCGCTGGGTCGCCACCGGACGCTGGCAGCTGGCTTGGCCCGGGCGACAGGCCCGTGCCGTTGCGGCCGCTCCCGGTCACGCGCGTCGGACGAAAAACGGCATCGACGTTGTGCCGTCCGCCAGGCACGCTGGCGAGATCGCGGCTGCCGCGCTGATGCTGCCGGGAGGCTGGGAATTCGGTGGTTCGAACGCCGATGCTCTGGTGGCGGCGTTCGAGGACCGCGTGATCGGTGATCTTGCGGAGACGCTTGAGCGCGTCGTTGCAGGTGATGTCCCAGCAGCTGCCGATCGCGATGGCTTGGTGACAATCAATATCACCGATGCGAAGTCGGGCAGCGCGCTGATCCAGCTATCATTCCCGCGGGTTCTGCTGATCGAGCTCGCTCGAACGGGAATGGCACCGCCACGCCGTCGGTCTCGCCTGGAGCCGATCGGACAGGCTGTTGCGCCCGAGCGCGTCGCCATCGCCGTCACCCTCGGCGTCGCTCGACTGCAGATCGGCGAATTCGCAAACCTGGTCGAAGGTGATGTGCTTGTCCTCGACCGCGCGGTCACCGAACCGGTCGACCTGTGCGTCGCAGGCACGCGCTGGCTCGGCGGTCAGTTGCTCGACAGCTCAGCCGCCGAAACCGGCATCAGCATCAAAATTATCGATTGA
- a CDS encoding flagellar hook protein FlgE, with amino-acid sequence MLGAIYIGLSGMNAYSRGLQTISNNVANLNTTGFKSTAVSFTDVFNYNGNGLQSSEAVPSTQFGSGVRFADPRIDFGQGDLRQSDGDLDLAIDGGGFLVLLDGDKTYYGRTGQFTVDEQGDISQVGTGYHLGVLDAAGEAKSLNIDAKRASAPVATTTIKLQGNLSSDVGSATTPVSVSNIAVHDSSGGTQSWTVKFERGTVSGNFVEWKVTVTDQALAAVGEEKTIRFINGDIDTSTSTLTIADEPPGAAPLSIALDLSGLQSYNSGATSSVKLASADGSGIGQLTTVTVEDGRIKLSYSNEKTELLGAVAIASIRDPQQLERVGDALFEQRGTTAIELRKSGEPGIGKLASRQIEASNVDLSQEFGDLILIQRGFQASSQVVSVANDMIQQLFGIRGQG; translated from the coding sequence ATGCTTGGAGCAATCTATATCGGCCTGAGCGGCATGAATGCCTATTCGCGCGGGCTGCAGACGATCAGCAACAATGTCGCCAACCTGAACACGACTGGCTTCAAGTCGACCGCCGTCAGCTTCACCGACGTGTTCAATTATAATGGAAACGGCCTGCAATCGTCCGAAGCGGTTCCCAGCACCCAATTCGGCAGCGGCGTACGGTTCGCCGATCCCCGCATCGATTTCGGACAGGGTGACCTGCGCCAGTCCGACGGAGATCTTGACCTGGCGATTGACGGGGGCGGTTTTCTTGTCCTGCTGGACGGTGACAAGACCTATTATGGTCGCACCGGACAGTTCACTGTCGATGAACAAGGCGATATATCGCAGGTGGGCACCGGTTATCATCTCGGCGTGCTCGACGCCGCTGGCGAGGCGAAAAGCCTGAACATCGATGCGAAGCGGGCGAGCGCACCCGTCGCAACGACAACGATCAAGCTGCAGGGCAATCTGTCGTCGGACGTCGGATCAGCGACGACGCCCGTGTCGGTTTCAAATATTGCGGTTCACGACAGCAGCGGTGGTACGCAAAGCTGGACCGTCAAATTCGAGCGTGGGACCGTCAGCGGCAATTTCGTCGAATGGAAGGTGACCGTCACCGACCAGGCCCTAGCTGCGGTAGGGGAAGAGAAGACCATCCGCTTCATCAACGGTGACATCGACACCAGCACATCGACCCTGACAATCGCCGACGAGCCTCCAGGTGCGGCGCCACTGTCGATCGCCCTCGATCTCAGCGGGCTTCAATCCTACAATTCGGGCGCCACCTCGAGCGTCAAGCTCGCCTCCGCGGACGGCAGCGGCATCGGCCAATTGACGACGGTCACTGTCGAGGACGGCAGGATCAAGCTGAGCTACTCGAACGAGAAGACCGAATTGCTCGGCGCCGTGGCGATCGCTTCCATCCGTGATCCGCAACAGCTTGAACGCGTCGGGGATGCCTTGTTCGAACAACGCGGGACGACCGCGATCGAGCTGCGGAAGAGCGGCGAACCCGGCATCGGCAAGCTCGCTTCGCGCCAGATCGAGGCCTCGAATGTCGATCTTTCGCAGGAGTTCGGCGACCTTATCCTGATCCAGCGTGGCTTCCAGGCTTCGTCGCAGGTGGTCAGCGTCGCGAACGACATGATCCAGCAGCTTTTTGGAATACGGGGCCAAGGGTGA
- a CDS encoding flagellar hook assembly protein FlgD, producing MALSPVSAGGTSAQNAFGLDFQSLLRIILTQLTYQDPLKPIDNYQFVSQLAQFSQLQQSQTLNDQMTSLLAAQAATQATSLLGRTVDVTANASTISGTVQSVSFSTGQPLVTIKTASGDTISNLSIANISQVR from the coding sequence ATGGCCCTGTCTCCCGTCAGCGCAGGCGGCACGAGCGCCCAGAACGCCTTCGGGCTCGACTTCCAGTCGCTGCTGCGCATCATCCTGACGCAGTTGACCTATCAGGATCCGCTGAAGCCGATCGACAATTATCAGTTCGTGTCGCAACTGGCGCAGTTCTCCCAGCTCCAGCAATCCCAGACACTCAATGACCAGATGACGAGCCTGCTGGCAGCGCAGGCCGCAACGCAGGCGACCAGCCTGCTCGGCCGCACGGTCGACGTGACCGCCAACGCCTCAACCATCTCCGGCACGGTTCAGTCGGTGTCTTTCAGCACGGGCCAGCCGCTCGTGACGATCAAGACCGCAAGTGGCGATACGATCTCCAATCTTTCCATCGCCAACATTTCACAGGTTCGCTGA
- a CDS encoding FliI/YscN family ATPase: protein MMPAEALIERIRTADLVARTGHVRRIMPTFIEADGPAVPLGALCTIECGPGTHPVVAEVTRIDRDAIILSPFEDRPPTFAGATVTALPTGARVPVGPELMGRAIDALGQPIDGGKAIAATELRPVAGSPADTMARVTSPQPLETGIRAIDALLTLGVGQRIGLFAASGVGKTSLINQIARQARADRIILCLVGERGREVEALWSRELPASIRARATLVAATSDQSAAMRARAPQVALAQAEHWRDRGDHVLLFIDSVTRLAMALREIGLAAGEPPTVRAYTPSVFAAIPRLVERCGAVAQRGAITAIMTVLAETDELDDPVCEMMKSLLDGHILLSRSLAEQGHFPAIDVPRSISRLASGLMTAEQRRAATALTADLSTYENSRTMIESGIYTTGTDRCIDRAIAARPAQLAFLRQRQEEAAPLDASLTALVELERSGAHHG from the coding sequence ATGATGCCGGCTGAGGCGCTGATCGAGCGCATCCGAACGGCGGACCTCGTCGCCCGCACCGGCCATGTTCGTCGCATCATGCCGACGTTCATCGAGGCGGATGGACCGGCTGTGCCGCTTGGCGCGCTTTGCACGATCGAATGCGGCCCTGGCACGCACCCGGTGGTCGCCGAGGTCACCCGCATCGACCGTGATGCCATCATCCTGTCTCCTTTCGAGGATCGTCCGCCGACCTTCGCCGGTGCCACGGTTACGGCGCTCCCGACCGGCGCACGCGTCCCCGTCGGCCCCGAGCTGATGGGACGCGCCATCGACGCGCTCGGTCAACCGATCGATGGAGGCAAGGCGATTGCCGCGACGGAACTCAGGCCGGTGGCCGGCTCGCCCGCGGATACCATGGCCCGGGTGACGTCGCCGCAGCCGCTCGAGACCGGCATTCGCGCAATCGACGCGCTGCTGACCCTGGGCGTCGGCCAGCGGATCGGGCTGTTCGCCGCGAGCGGCGTCGGCAAGACCAGCCTGATCAACCAGATTGCCCGGCAGGCACGGGCAGACCGGATCATCCTGTGCCTTGTCGGCGAACGCGGCAGGGAAGTGGAGGCGCTCTGGTCGCGAGAGCTTCCCGCCAGCATCCGCGCACGAGCAACGCTCGTTGCCGCGACGTCCGACCAGTCCGCGGCGATGCGCGCGCGTGCTCCGCAAGTCGCGCTCGCCCAGGCGGAGCACTGGCGGGATCGTGGCGACCATGTCCTGCTGTTCATCGATTCCGTGACACGATTGGCGATGGCGCTGCGCGAGATCGGCCTGGCCGCTGGCGAGCCGCCGACGGTTCGGGCCTACACCCCCAGCGTTTTCGCCGCCATTCCGCGCCTCGTCGAACGGTGCGGCGCCGTTGCCCAGCGCGGTGCGATCACCGCGATCATGACCGTCCTCGCCGAGACCGACGAACTGGACGACCCGGTTTGCGAGATGATGAAGTCGCTGCTCGACGGCCACATCCTGCTTTCGCGGAGCCTGGCAGAACAGGGGCATTTTCCCGCGATCGACGTGCCACGCAGCATAAGCCGCCTCGCATCCGGCCTCATGACCGCGGAGCAGCGCCGCGCGGCAACCGCACTGACGGCCGATCTCTCGACCTATGAAAACTCACGAACGATGATCGAGAGCGGCATTTATACGACCGGAACCGATCGCTGCATCGATCGCGCGATTGCCGCGCGCCCGGCGCAACTCGCTTTTCTCAGGCAGCGACAGGAAGAGGCAGCACCACTCGATGCAAGCCTGACAGCTTTGGTCGAATTGGAGCGGAGCGGCGCGCACCATGGCTAG
- the fliF gene encoding flagellar basal-body MS-ring/collar protein FliF, translating to MAITTLDRFRALPHDRRLGVAGVLLALVALLAAAAWFVLWRNPYRPLFTDLKTADAATIIAELDRTKTPYQLDDDGSTILVPEDRVAPTRIAVMGADLPLKGTVGFEIFNESDMGLTEFAQRINYQRALQGELARTIMTLQSIDTARLHLTLGERALFREQRTPSKASVTVIPRVGMQVDGPTVAGIQRLVAGAVPDLEAGNVAVIDGMGRVISGGAPTVSVLTGTQPMSAWEHGYADRIRAAIEAAFPARPVTVRVLAPLAPDEGVANDALRTVAVRVDLQFSGGDAAPPAVQQVVADAIGFVDGDVVVTSVVPSALPQPSGPAPRPVAPPTPAGAGASDSIPDGALWWGGSALVLGILLLIAARRRRAVRAPLDDEQRLAFADRLRDALDRQDTANARR from the coding sequence ATGGCAATCACGACTCTCGACCGCTTCCGCGCCCTCCCACACGACCGCCGGCTTGGCGTGGCGGGGGTCCTGCTCGCGCTCGTCGCGTTGCTGGCTGCGGCCGCGTGGTTCGTCCTCTGGCGCAACCCCTATCGGCCTCTGTTCACGGATCTGAAAACGGCCGACGCCGCGACGATCATCGCCGAACTCGATCGCACCAAGACGCCGTACCAGCTGGATGACGATGGTTCGACCATTCTCGTTCCGGAGGATCGTGTTGCGCCCACACGGATCGCGGTGATGGGCGCCGATCTTCCACTGAAAGGAACGGTTGGCTTCGAAATATTCAATGAATCCGACATGGGTCTCACGGAGTTCGCCCAGCGGATCAATTATCAGCGCGCGCTTCAGGGCGAGCTTGCCCGCACGATCATGACGCTGCAATCCATTGACACCGCCCGCCTCCATCTGACCCTGGGGGAGCGCGCCTTGTTCCGCGAGCAGCGCACGCCGTCCAAGGCGTCGGTGACGGTCATTCCGCGCGTGGGCATGCAAGTGGATGGGCCAACCGTCGCCGGCATCCAGCGCCTCGTCGCGGGAGCAGTTCCCGATCTCGAGGCGGGCAATGTCGCTGTGATCGACGGCATGGGACGGGTCATCAGCGGCGGTGCGCCGACTGTGTCCGTGCTCACCGGTACGCAACCGATGAGCGCCTGGGAACATGGCTATGCGGATCGGATCCGCGCCGCCATCGAGGCTGCCTTCCCCGCCCGGCCCGTTACAGTAAGGGTCTTGGCACCGTTGGCGCCCGACGAGGGCGTCGCCAACGACGCACTTCGAACGGTCGCCGTGCGGGTGGACCTGCAGTTCTCAGGCGGCGACGCCGCCCCACCGGCTGTACAGCAGGTTGTCGCCGACGCGATCGGCTTTGTGGATGGCGATGTCGTGGTGACGTCGGTGGTACCTTCAGCCCTTCCCCAACCCTCCGGCCCGGCGCCTCGCCCGGTAGCGCCCCCCACGCCCGCCGGTGCCGGCGCATCCGACAGCATTCCGGACGGCGCGCTCTGGTGGGGTGGTAGTGCGTTAGTGCTCGGCATCTTGCTGCTCATCGCAGCGCGCCGTCGCCGTGCCGTGCGGGCGCCCTTGGATGACGAACAGCGATTGGCATTCGCCGATCGCCTGCGCGATGCGCTGGATCGACAGGACACGGCCAATGCCCGGCGATGA
- the fliE gene encoding flagellar hook-basal body complex protein FliE, producing the protein MSVTPIPPIVGGLPIAGAAMPLPVPVTGGASFADMLLDGITATDRKMVEADRLTAAFALDDSIPVHQVTYALEQAKLSLELMLQVRDRLLDGYRRVMDMQI; encoded by the coding sequence ATGAGCGTGACACCGATCCCGCCGATCGTCGGCGGTCTTCCGATCGCCGGGGCGGCCATGCCGCTGCCGGTCCCGGTGACCGGAGGCGCCTCGTTCGCCGACATGCTTCTCGACGGCATCACTGCCACCGATCGCAAGATGGTCGAGGCGGATCGATTGACCGCTGCCTTCGCCCTCGACGATTCGATCCCGGTCCATCAGGTGACCTACGCCCTTGAGCAGGCCAAGCTGTCGCTCGAGCTCATGCTCCAGGTTCGCGATCGTCTGCTCGATGGCTATCGCCGCGTCATGGACATGCAGATCTAA
- the flgC gene encoding flagellar basal body rod protein FlgC, translating into MQALEISRSALEVEWRRLEIIAQNLANANSSVAADRPAWHPLRLLSGPARSFAALVDGEVAFNQLAGVAVQGVAEVDTPPRKVHEPGHPDADADGFVTYPGLDHAAEMVLMVKTARAYEANIVAMGAARQMYSKALELGRSS; encoded by the coding sequence ATGCAGGCTCTTGAGATCAGCCGCAGCGCGCTCGAAGTCGAGTGGCGACGCCTCGAGATCATCGCGCAAAATTTGGCGAACGCGAACAGCAGCGTGGCGGCCGATCGCCCGGCCTGGCACCCGTTGCGCCTCCTCTCCGGCCCCGCGCGCTCCTTTGCCGCGCTCGTCGACGGCGAAGTTGCGTTCAACCAGCTCGCCGGCGTTGCCGTCCAGGGCGTGGCCGAAGTCGATACGCCACCGCGCAAGGTTCACGAACCGGGTCACCCGGATGCCGATGCTGACGGCTTCGTCACCTATCCCGGTCTCGACCACGCCGCCGAGATGGTCCTGATGGTCAAGACGGCGCGCGCCTATGAAGCGAACATCGTCGCGATGGGCGCGGCGCGCCAGATGTACAGCAAGGCGCTCGAGCTGGGGCGGTCGTCATGA
- a CDS encoding flagellar basal body rod protein FlgB — translation MDQLSSVLLIKALDGLSARAVVTANNIANASTPGYRPMRVSFEAELSQAAAGGPAAAASVMPRIETMADRGFGTDLRLDLELATASSTAARYTALVEVLSRQLQMQSLAARGSL, via the coding sequence GTGGACCAACTTTCCTCGGTCTTGCTGATCAAGGCGCTCGACGGGCTTTCCGCGCGCGCCGTCGTGACCGCAAACAACATCGCGAATGCGTCTACGCCTGGTTATCGGCCGATGCGCGTATCGTTCGAAGCCGAACTTTCACAGGCCGCTGCCGGTGGCCCGGCGGCGGCGGCATCGGTGATGCCACGCATTGAAACCATGGCGGATCGCGGATTCGGCACGGACCTGCGGCTCGACCTTGAGCTGGCGACCGCATCGTCGACGGCGGCGCGGTACACGGCGCTCGTCGAAGTGCTCAGTCGGCAGCTCCAGATGCAATCGCTCGCGGCACGAGGATCGCTCTGA
- a CDS encoding flagellar basal body P-ring protein FlgI, producing MRMPPFAGAALAALLLIWSGTAAAEQVRIKDLGRFSGWRDNALVGYGIVTGLGGSGDSPRSEVTRQALRNVLGRLGTNVSPEQIQSRNVAAVIVTATLPPAANSGDRIDITISSIGDARSLAGGTLLMTPLLGPDQRPYALAQGPVVAAGYRFESNFNLRQRNQTTTVSIASGATVEAGVQARLLGPDGKIVFLLRDADFTTADRIATGINAALGHGVARVRGADAVSIDGDALGGDVNQIVARIEGLWVEPDSLARVVVNERSGTVVAGGGVRISSVAISQGDIRISVSIDNQASQPYGIAGYAPGVGSLIVTNTRLDVDEGKDAVVRFPNTTVADLVEGLARVKVDTRGMIAILQALKSAGALHADIIVQ from the coding sequence ATGCGCATGCCGCCATTCGCCGGGGCCGCGCTGGCCGCCCTTTTGCTGATCTGGTCCGGGACCGCCGCCGCGGAGCAGGTGCGGATCAAGGATCTCGGGCGATTCAGCGGTTGGCGCGACAATGCGCTGGTCGGCTATGGCATCGTCACCGGCCTCGGCGGATCGGGTGACTCGCCGCGCAGCGAGGTGACCCGTCAGGCACTCCGAAACGTGCTCGGTCGGCTGGGCACGAACGTGTCGCCCGAGCAGATCCAGAGCCGCAATGTGGCGGCCGTTATCGTCACGGCAACGCTGCCGCCTGCTGCCAACAGCGGCGACCGGATCGACATCACCATCTCCTCGATCGGCGACGCGCGGAGCCTGGCCGGCGGCACGCTGCTGATGACGCCGTTGCTCGGCCCCGACCAACGCCCTTACGCACTCGCGCAAGGGCCGGTGGTTGCGGCCGGCTACCGCTTCGAAAGCAATTTCAACCTGCGGCAGCGCAACCAGACCACCACGGTCTCGATTGCGAGCGGCGCCACTGTCGAAGCGGGTGTGCAGGCCCGCCTCCTCGGTCCCGACGGCAAGATCGTCTTTCTGCTGCGCGACGCCGACTTCACCACGGCCGATCGGATCGCCACCGGCATCAATGCCGCACTGGGACATGGGGTGGCGCGCGTCCGCGGTGCCGACGCGGTCTCGATCGATGGCGATGCGCTTGGCGGCGACGTCAATCAGATCGTTGCGCGAATCGAGGGGCTCTGGGTCGAGCCCGACAGCCTTGCCCGCGTCGTCGTCAACGAACGCTCGGGCACCGTTGTCGCCGGCGGCGGCGTCCGCATTTCCAGCGTCGCCATCTCGCAGGGCGATATCCGTATCTCCGTCAGCATCGATAATCAGGCGTCGCAGCCGTACGGCATCGCCGGCTACGCACCGGGTGTCGGCAGCCTCATCGTCACCAACACGCGGCTCGATGTGGATGAGGGCAAGGACGCGGTCGTCCGGTTTCCGAACACGACGGTCGCCGACCTCGTCGAGGGTCTGGCGCGCGTCAAGGTCGATACACGGGGCATGATCGCCATTCTTCAGGCATTGAAGTCGGCTGGCGCCCTTCATGCCGATATCATCGTCCAATAG
- a CDS encoding flagellar basal body L-ring protein FlgH yields MKPLLALMAGGLIMTPFGARADTLYKPGDWPALAGDRVATATGDTLTVIVYENASAQNAAQNDSRRRSDVDGQIVAGSAFSERGQLGLGGAFESGGQTGRSGRMVAQLSVTVEEVLPNGDLRIAGRQSLKINGENTVIRLRGRVRRVDISPANAIISSRIADAEIDYDGKGFVSSSARPGILAKIFNFLGL; encoded by the coding sequence GTGAAACCGCTTCTGGCATTGATGGCAGGCGGGCTCATTATGACGCCGTTCGGCGCGCGGGCAGACACGCTGTACAAGCCCGGAGATTGGCCGGCCCTCGCGGGTGATCGCGTCGCGACAGCGACGGGCGATACGCTAACCGTCATCGTCTACGAAAATGCGAGTGCCCAGAACGCCGCGCAGAATGACTCGCGCAGGCGCAGCGACGTCGATGGTCAGATCGTCGCCGGATCGGCCTTCAGCGAGCGGGGTCAGCTCGGCTTGGGCGGAGCTTTCGAATCCGGCGGACAGACCGGCCGCAGCGGTCGCATGGTGGCGCAGCTTAGCGTGACCGTCGAGGAGGTGCTGCCCAATGGGGACCTGCGCATCGCCGGTCGTCAGTCGCTCAAGATCAATGGCGAGAACACGGTCATCCGGCTGCGCGGGCGCGTTCGCCGGGTCGATATCTCCCCGGCGAACGCGATCATTTCGAGCCGCATCGCCGACGCCGAAATCGATTATGATGGGAAGGGCTTCGTTTCGAGCAGCGCCCGGCCTGGTATCCTCGCCAAAATCTTCAATTTCCTGGGATTGTAG